The nucleotide window CCGGACGTACGCGTGGTTCATCCGCAGACCGGTGATGGTCTCGAAGATGTCGAGGATGTACTCCCGCTCGCGGAAGCCGTACAGCATGATCGAGATCGCGCCCAGCTCCATGCCGGTGGTGGCCAGCCAGACCAGGTGCGACGAGATCCGGTTGAGCTCCATCATCAGCACGCGGATCGTGGTGGCCCGCTCGGTGATGTCGTCGGTGATGCCGAGCAGCTTCTCGACCGCGAGGGCGTACGCCGTCTCGTTGAAGATCGGGGCGAGGTAGTCCATCCGGGTCACGAACGTCGAACCCTGGACCCAGTTGCGGTATTCGAGGTTCTTCTCGATGCCGGTGTGCAGGTAGCCGACGACCGAGCGGGCCTCGCGGACCGTCTCGCCCTCCAGCTCCAGGATCAGCCGCAGCACCCCGTGCGTGGACGGGTGCTGCGGACCCATGTTGACGATGATCCGCTCGTCGTTGATCGGGTCGGTGCCCGCGACGATCGTGTCCCAGTCTCCACCGGTGACGGTGAAGACCCGCCCCTCGTCGGTCTCGTGCTCGCTGGCGTAGTTCGACGTAGCGCTCACTGGTACGACCTCCGCTCGTTCGGCGGCTGGATCTCCGCGCCCTTGTACTCGACGGGGACGCCGCCGAGCGGGTAGTCCTTGCGCTGCGGGTGGCCCTCCCAGTCGTCTGGCATCAGGATCCGGGTCAGGCTGGGGTGGCCGTCGAAGACGATGCCGAACATGTCGTACGCCTCCCGCTCCTGCCAGTCGGCGGTCGGGTAGATGGCGGTCACGCTCGGCAGGTTCGGGGCCTCGACGGAGACCGCGGCCTCCAGCCGGACCCGCCGCCGGTACGTCATCGAGGTGAGCAGGTAGACCACGTGCAGGCGGCGTTCGTCGGCGCCCAGGTAGTCCGCACCGGACACCGAGGAACACAGCTCGAAGCGCAGCGCCAGGTCGTCCCGCATCACCTGGCAGACCTCGGCGATGCGCTCCGGGCGTACGTGCAGGGTCAGCTCACCCCGGTCGACCACGACCTTCTCGATCGCGTCGCCGAAGGCCGGGTACGCCTCCTCCAGCGCGTCACGGACCTCGTCGAAGTAGCCCCCGTACGGCCGGGACGCCTCCTCGATGGGCTGGCGCTGGCGGACCAGGCCGCCGTAACCGGACACGTCGCCGGTGCCCTGGTTGCCGAACATCCCGCGACCGGCCGGGCTGGACGGCGGGAGCTCGGCGGGGGCACCACTTGTGGCGCCGGCCGGCACCACCGGCAGCGGTACGCCGCCGTCGTTTGGCTTGTCCGTGGGTGACGTCATTTCGGGCCTGCCTGCGGGTGGAGGTGGTTCTGAGCGTTCATCCAGTTCTCGATACGCAGCTGCTCCTCGCGGCCCTCGCGGACCGCCCGGGTCCACTCGGCGCGGCGGGCCTTGTCGCTGCGGTACGAGGAGGGCATCGAGCCGTAGGGAACGATCGGAACGTCGCCACGCTCCTGGCGGGCGGCGAGCATCTTGCGACCGTTCGGGCCCAGCGGCTCGTACATGATCTTCTCGCGGAGCTTGAGGATCGCGTCGATGAGCATCTCCGGCCGGGGCGGACAGCCGGGCAGGTACATGTCGACAGGCACCACGTGGTCGACGCCCTGCACGATCGCGTAGTTGTTGAACATGCCGCCGCTGCTGGCGCAGACGCCCATCGAGAGCACCCAGCGCGGCTCGGCCATCTGGTCGTAGATCTGGCGCAGCACCGGGGCCATCTTCTGACTCACCCGGCCGGCCACGATCATCAGGTCGGCCTGCCGGGGCGACGCCCGGAAGACCTCCATGCCCCAGCGGCCCATGTCGTAGTGCGGACCACCGGCGGCCATCATCTCGATGGCGCAGCAGGCCAGGCCGAAGGTGGCGCCCCACACGGACGACTTCC belongs to Micromonospora ureilytica and includes:
- a CDS encoding NADH-quinone oxidoreductase subunit C; its protein translation is MTSPTDKPNDGGVPLPVVPAGATSGAPAELPPSSPAGRGMFGNQGTGDVSGYGGLVRQRQPIEEASRPYGGYFDEVRDALEEAYPAFGDAIEKVVVDRGELTLHVRPERIAEVCQVMRDDLALRFELCSSVSGADYLGADERRLHVVYLLTSMTYRRRVRLEAAVSVEAPNLPSVTAIYPTADWQEREAYDMFGIVFDGHPSLTRILMPDDWEGHPQRKDYPLGGVPVEYKGAEIQPPNERRSYQ
- a CDS encoding NuoB/complex I 20 kDa subunit family protein; this encodes MGIEEKLPAGVLLTSVEKLVNWSRKSSVWGATFGLACCAIEMMAAGGPHYDMGRWGMEVFRASPRQADLMIVAGRVSQKMAPVLRQIYDQMAEPRWVLSMGVCASSGGMFNNYAIVQGVDHVVPVDMYLPGCPPRPEMLIDAILKLREKIMYEPLGPNGRKMLAARQERGDVPIVPYGSMPSSYRSDKARRAEWTRAVREGREEQLRIENWMNAQNHLHPQAGPK